One genomic window of Arcobacter lacus includes the following:
- a CDS encoding methyl-accepting chemotaxis protein, whose protein sequence is MFEIITKKISNKIIVALFALMFISSSTIVYITTSKVTKDSIANAKENLGMLNASMFQTLRNTMNTGDPALIAKAEEEARQIKGVKNLTVAKSQALLELYPSNTQFTTDKEILKTFETKQPAIIQTDDKNGHALRMIKPMIASSECLMCHANQNEGDVIGVMDLTFSLDEVDVSIGRLVTDISIISLILGLITIGLIFIIVRKATNPIDDLKDGFSNLLNSNDSNINLNIKSNDEIGDVAKLFNAYMDKVRDGLKQDEKVIEEVSNVIEKTSNGFFVYNVNAKASNPHVEDLKNKLNIMITTIKETLDKINETLRHYSESKYDFIMNDSIHGNLGSLVSGIKLVGNNTSEILAMIMNAGNALNQNSQTLTEASKNLSLSSNEQSASLVETAAAIEEITATIHNNTTATVEMSKLAQNLIDSAKNGQVLANQTALSMDEINKEVSSINDAIEVIDQIAFQTNILSLNAAVEAATAGEAGKGFAVVAAEVRNLANRSAEAAKQIKDIVENATNKAKEGKKISDNMIQGYTELSDNIATTLETIDDVSNSSKEQEKGIVQIGDAITLLDQVIHRNTEIAKQISTITSNISSMSNSLITVASRASFLQDSLDKVCDIDLVYDTALLKVDLLNTKDGIYGKLGNYNNFRVEKNQNLKNWLSNVSTSNDKINPEFIEELNNLDESFHKTLQELVEVNSNKNKNELLNNKAKQVEDKLAEIFENLNNLKKYHCKDK, encoded by the coding sequence ATGTTTGAAATTATAACTAAAAAGATTAGTAATAAAATCATAGTTGCTCTATTTGCATTGATGTTCATTAGCAGTTCCACTATTGTATATATAACTACATCTAAAGTTACCAAAGATTCTATTGCAAATGCTAAAGAAAATTTAGGGATGCTAAATGCCTCTATGTTTCAAACACTAAGAAATACTATGAATACAGGAGATCCAGCTTTAATTGCTAAGGCTGAAGAAGAAGCTAGACAAATAAAAGGTGTAAAAAATCTAACTGTTGCGAAAAGTCAAGCTTTACTTGAACTATATCCTTCAAATACTCAATTTACTACAGACAAAGAGATTTTAAAAACTTTTGAGACAAAACAGCCAGCGATTATTCAAACTGATGATAAAAATGGTCATGCTTTAAGAATGATTAAACCTATGATTGCATCAAGTGAATGTTTAATGTGTCATGCAAATCAAAATGAAGGTGATGTTATTGGAGTTATGGATTTAACTTTCTCTTTAGATGAAGTAGATGTTTCTATTGGTCGTCTAGTAACTGATATTTCAATAATATCATTAATCTTAGGTTTAATCACTATTGGTCTTATTTTTATAATTGTTAGAAAAGCAACAAATCCTATAGATGATTTAAAAGATGGTTTTTCAAATCTTTTAAATTCAAATGATTCTAATATTAATTTAAACATTAAATCAAATGACGAGATTGGTGATGTTGCAAAACTGTTTAATGCCTATATGGATAAAGTAAGAGATGGTTTAAAACAAGATGAAAAAGTTATTGAAGAAGTTAGCAATGTTATTGAAAAAACATCTAATGGATTCTTCGTTTATAATGTTAATGCAAAGGCTTCAAATCCTCATGTAGAAGACTTAAAAAATAAATTAAATATTATGATAACTACCATAAAAGAGACTTTAGATAAAATAAATGAAACACTAAGACACTATTCTGAATCAAAATATGATTTTATTATGAATGATAGTATTCATGGAAATTTAGGTTCTTTAGTATCTGGTATAAAATTGGTTGGTAATAATACTTCTGAAATTTTAGCTATGATTATGAATGCAGGAAATGCATTAAACCAAAATAGTCAAACTTTAACTGAAGCTTCAAAAAATTTATCTCTTTCATCAAACGAACAGTCTGCATCTTTAGTTGAAACTGCAGCTGCTATTGAAGAGATAACTGCTACAATTCACAATAATACAACTGCTACAGTTGAAATGTCAAAACTTGCACAGAATCTTATTGATTCTGCAAAAAATGGACAAGTTCTAGCAAATCAAACAGCATTATCAATGGATGAAATAAATAAAGAAGTAAGTTCAATAAATGATGCTATTGAAGTAATTGATCAAATTGCATTCCAAACAAATATTCTTTCTCTAAATGCTGCTGTTGAAGCAGCAACTGCAGGTGAAGCAGGAAAAGGATTTGCAGTTGTTGCAGCAGAAGTAAGAAACCTTGCTAATAGAAGTGCAGAAGCTGCTAAACAAATAAAAGATATAGTTGAAAATGCAACAAATAAAGCTAAAGAAGGTAAAAAGATTTCTGATAATATGATTCAAGGATATACTGAATTAAGTGATAATATAGCTACTACTCTTGAAACAATTGATGATGTTTCAAATTCATCAAAAGAGCAAGAAAAAGGTATTGTTCAAATTGGTGATGCAATTACATTATTAGATCAAGTAATACATAGAAATACTGAAATTGCAAAACAAATTTCAACAATTACATCAAATATCAGTTCAATGTCAAATTCGCTTATCACTGTAGCATCAAGAGCATCATTTTTACAAGATTCACTTGACAAAGTTTGTGATATTGATTTAGTTTATGATACAGCTTTATTAAAAGTAGATTTATTAAATACAAAAGATGGAATTTATGGAAAACTTGGAAATTATAATAATTTTAGAGTTGAGAAAAACCAAAATTTAAAAAATTGGTTGAGTAACGTTTCTACATCTAATGATAAAATAAATCCTGAATTTATAGAAGAGTTAAACAATTTAGATGAAAGTTTCCATAAAACACTTCAAGAATTGGTTGAAGTAAATTCAAATAAAAATAAAAATGAACTTTTAAATAATAAAGCTAAACAAGTTGAAGATAAATTGGCTGAAATATTTGAGAACCTAAACAATCTAAAGAAATATCACTGCAAAGATAAATAA
- the recO gene encoding recombination protein RecO translates to MQGYVIDIKPVKDDDLIVTILTENELLTTYRFYGARHSNINIGYKIDFELEKTKSSIARLKDVLQLGFPWILDNEKMYCWQRYIKLFYPHLKDLEQVDSFYFYSLDNLVHVISKQNVLRAICESYISLIEFEGRLHNDFECLLCELPIDNEVSLIRGFIPVHSKCILKSRVFEISKVKELFEEKKSINLNDNEVEYLWNILLQGL, encoded by the coding sequence ATGCAAGGTTATGTAATAGATATAAAACCTGTAAAAGACGATGATTTAATAGTAACTATTTTAACAGAAAATGAACTTCTAACAACTTATCGATTTTATGGTGCTAGACACTCAAATATAAATATTGGATATAAAATTGATTTTGAATTAGAAAAAACAAAATCAAGTATTGCAAGACTAAAAGATGTTTTGCAATTAGGTTTTCCTTGGATACTTGATAATGAAAAAATGTATTGCTGGCAAAGATACATAAAACTATTTTATCCTCATTTAAAAGATTTAGAACAAGTTGATAGTTTCTACTTCTATTCTTTAGATAATTTAGTTCATGTTATTTCAAAACAGAATGTATTGAGAGCAATTTGTGAATCTTATATATCTTTGATAGAGTTTGAAGGAAGATTACACAATGATTTTGAGTGTTTATTATGTGAATTACCAATAGATAATGAAGTTTCTTTAATTCGTGGATTTATTCCTGTTCACTCAAAATGTATCTTAAAATCAAGAGTTTTTGAAATTTCTAAAGTTAAAGAGTTATTTGAAGAAAAAAAAAGCATCAACCTAAATGATAATGAAGTAGAATACTTATGGAATATTCTACTTCAAGGCTTATAA
- the ppnP gene encoding pyrimidine/purine nucleoside phosphorylase, whose translation MAQFKGVSIAKAANILYGGNITSRSITFEDGSKKTLGIMLPGEYELNTVNKEIIDIQVGSLEVLLPAQEWKKYDAPASFEIPGNSKFKLRVHNLTDYCCSFIKN comes from the coding sequence ATGGCACAGTTCAAAGGTGTTTCTATTGCAAAAGCAGCAAACATTCTTTATGGAGGAAATATTACAAGTAGATCAATCACATTTGAAGATGGTTCTAAAAAAACTTTAGGAATTATGCTTCCAGGTGAGTATGAATTAAATACAGTAAATAAAGAGATTATTGATATTCAAGTAGGTTCTTTAGAAGTTCTATTACCAGCACAAGAGTGGAAAAAATATGATGCTCCTGCTTCTTTTGAAATTCCAGGAAATTCAAAATTTAAACTTAGAGTACATAATTTAACTGATTATTGTTGTTCTTTTATTAAAAATTAA
- a CDS encoding nitrous oxide reductase accessory protein NosL, with amino-acid sequence MKKSILFMFVASLFTSLNAHDMMSHSTHMEETSKKIDVKQTLVAKKGKKIFEEMCDKNQIKDFNSQDEAKDFLTKNSICKNLDEDKIEAVTLYLSNPILANDKSQIIDVPKDAKCPVCGMYVSKYPKWVAKISAKDENSYYFDGVKDMLKFYFNPSKYSKNEVTINEITVTDYYSLESINAKNAYFVTDSNVYGPMGKEIIPFKDENQAKKFMQDHSGKKVLKFEELDKTIIE; translated from the coding sequence ATGAAAAAAAGTATACTTTTCATGTTTGTTGCTTCATTATTTACAAGCTTAAATGCACATGATATGATGTCTCATTCTACTCATATGGAAGAGACTTCTAAAAAGATTGATGTTAAACAAACTTTAGTTGCAAAAAAAGGTAAAAAGATATTTGAAGAAATGTGTGATAAAAATCAAATTAAAGATTTTAATTCACAAGATGAAGCAAAAGATTTTTTAACAAAAAATTCTATTTGTAAGAATTTAGATGAAGATAAAATAGAAGCTGTAACTCTTTATTTATCAAATCCAATTTTAGCAAATGACAAATCTCAAATTATTGATGTTCCAAAAGATGCTAAATGTCCAGTTTGTGGAATGTATGTTTCAAAATATCCAAAATGGGTAGCAAAAATTTCGGCAAAAGATGAAAACTCTTACTACTTTGATGGGGTAAAAGATATGTTAAAATTTTATTTTAATCCATCAAAATATAGTAAAAATGAAGTTACTATAAATGAAATAACTGTAACAGATTATTATTCTCTTGAATCAATCAATGCAAAAAATGCTTATTTTGTAACAGATTCTAATGTTTATGGTCCGATGGGAAAAGAAATCATTCCTTTTAAAGATGAAAATCAAGCTAAAAAATTTATGCAAGACCACTCTGGAAAAAAAGTTTTAAAATTTGAAGAATTAGATAAAACTATCATAGAATAA
- a CDS encoding thiamine-phosphate kinase, which produces MNKEEYFIKQFSNNKFIGDDGAFIDGFVYSMDAFFENVHFKKEWMSLKQIAYKSMIVNISDAIVMNAKPKYALLSVAIPKSYSEDDLKELARGFKKAANEFDIEIIGGDTIANEKLDISVTIISKTQNPIFRNGIKKGDILCYTGELGSTKEDLEKLFQNEKISKKSKFIKPILNPEFFYEISSYVTASLDISDGLFFELERLSKASSIGFEFFHEIDEKIGTSGEEYEILFSFNEKNLDKIKKIAKKYKVKLNLFAKAVKGKYKTDCKNHHF; this is translated from the coding sequence ATGAATAAAGAAGAGTATTTTATAAAACAATTTTCAAATAATAAATTTATTGGTGATGATGGTGCATTTATTGATGGATTTGTTTACTCGATGGATGCTTTTTTTGAAAATGTGCATTTCAAAAAAGAGTGGATGAGTTTAAAGCAAATTGCTTATAAATCAATGATTGTTAATATCTCAGATGCAATTGTAATGAATGCAAAACCTAAATATGCACTTTTAAGTGTTGCAATTCCTAAATCATATAGTGAAGATGATTTAAAAGAATTAGCAAGAGGTTTTAAAAAAGCTGCAAATGAGTTTGATATAGAGATAATTGGTGGTGATACAATAGCAAATGAAAAGCTTGATATTTCAGTTACAATTATTTCAAAAACACAAAATCCAATATTTAGAAATGGAATAAAAAAAGGTGATATTCTTTGTTATACAGGGGAATTAGGAAGTACAAAAGAAGATTTAGAAAAACTTTTTCAAAATGAAAAAATTTCAAAAAAATCAAAATTTATAAAGCCTATTTTAAATCCAGAATTTTTTTATGAAATTTCTTCTTATGTTACAGCTTCTTTAGATATTTCAGATGGACTATTTTTTGAACTTGAAAGATTATCAAAAGCTAGTAGTATTGGATTTGAATTTTTTCATGAGATTGATGAAAAGATAGGAACTTCAGGAGAAGAGTATGAAATACTTTTTTCATTTAATGAAAAAAATTTAGATAAAATCAAAAAAATTGCAAAAAAATATAAAGTAAAATTAAATCTTTTTGCAAAAGCCGTAAAAGGTAAATATAAAACAGATTGTAAAAATCACCATTTTTAA
- the truD gene encoding tRNA pseudouridine(13) synthase TruD: MEQLQRYLNHSKIDVVFKQSKDDFVVTEIPLYEFSGEGEHLILKLRKKDLATWDAIEILARYLECSTREFGYAGLKDKNAMTIQSISIHRKFEEKLQNFQHENIKILETTYHNNKIKIGHLKGNKFFIRLKRVGLVEKRKIEEALGQIATLGIPNYFGFQRFGIEGDNYKKGKDIIDGKLIEKRRNLKQMYINAYQSFLFNSWLSKRIEISKLVDAFEPKEIYEKLNLPLDVVKRMKKQKHPFKLITGDLLSHYPFGKIFTIEDLETESDKFFERDRVPTGLLCGKRVKNSEGLAYEIEKEYEEKVGEDGARRFAWIFPEELESNYKEDKNWMELQFYLPKGSYATEVIAEIIH; encoded by the coding sequence TTGGAACAGTTACAAAGATATTTAAATCACTCTAAAATTGATGTGGTATTTAAACAAAGTAAAGATGATTTTGTGGTTACAGAAATACCACTTTATGAATTTTCAGGTGAAGGTGAACATCTTATTTTAAAACTTAGAAAAAAAGATTTAGCTACTTGGGATGCTATTGAAATCTTAGCAAGATATTTAGAGTGTAGTACAAGAGAGTTTGGATATGCAGGACTTAAAGATAAAAATGCAATGACAATTCAATCTATTTCAATTCATAGAAAATTTGAAGAAAAATTGCAAAATTTTCAACATGAAAATATAAAAATCCTTGAAACAACTTATCATAATAATAAGATAAAAATAGGGCATCTAAAAGGGAATAAATTTTTTATTAGACTTAAAAGAGTAGGGCTTGTTGAAAAAAGAAAAATAGAAGAAGCTTTAGGGCAAATCGCAACTTTAGGTATTCCAAACTATTTTGGTTTTCAAAGATTTGGAATAGAGGGTGATAATTATAAAAAAGGAAAAGATATTATTGATGGAAAACTAATTGAAAAAAGAAGAAATTTAAAGCAAATGTATATAAATGCTTATCAAAGTTTTTTATTTAATTCTTGGCTTTCAAAAAGAATAGAAATATCAAAATTGGTTGATGCTTTTGAACCAAAAGAGATCTATGAGAAATTGAATCTTCCTTTAGATGTAGTAAAAAGAATGAAAAAACAAAAACACCCTTTTAAACTAATCACTGGTGATTTATTATCTCATTATCCTTTTGGAAAAATCTTTACAATTGAAGATTTAGAAACTGAATCAGATAAATTTTTTGAAAGAGATAGAGTCCCAACTGGACTTTTATGTGGGAAAAGAGTTAAAAATTCTGAAGGTTTAGCATACGAAATTGAAAAAGAGTATGAAGAAAAAGTAGGCGAAGATGGAGCAAGAAGATTTGCTTGGATTTTTCCTGAAGAATTAGAAAGCAACTATAAAGAGGATAAAAATTGGATGGAATTACAATTTTACCTTCCAAAAGGTTCTTATGCAACTGAGGTAATTGCAGAAATAATTCATTAA